The following coding sequences lie in one Brassica napus cultivar Da-Ae chromosome C3 unlocalized genomic scaffold, Da-Ae chrC03_Random_10, whole genome shotgun sequence genomic window:
- the LOC125594634 gene encoding probable sugar phosphate/phosphate translocator At5g05820, with protein MATNGRVFTIGLVTSWYTANIGVLLLNKYLLSNYGFKYPIFLTMCHMTACSLLSYAAVAWLKIVPMQTVRSRVQFAKISALSLVFCVSVVFGNVSLRFLPVSFTQAIGATTPFFTAVFAWLMTMKREAWLTYLALVPVVAGVVIASGGEPSFHLFGFIMCIAATASRALKSVLQGILLSSEGEKLNSMNLLLYMAPIAVVFLLPAALIMEKNVVGITIALARDDFRIIWYLLFNSALAYLVNLTNFLVTKHTSALTLQVLGNAKGAVAVVISILIFKNPVSVTGMLGYALTVCGVIFYSEAKKRSK; from the exons ATGGCGACGAACGGCCGCGTTTTCACAATCGGGCTGGTGACGTCATGGTACACAGCGAACATCGGAGTGCTGCTGCTGAACAAGTACCTCCTCAGCAACTACGGGTTCAAGTACCCGATCTTCCTCACCATGTGCCACATGACTGCCTGCTCGCTCCTCAGCTACGCCGCCGTCGCGTGGCTGAAGATCGTTCCGATGCAGACGGTTCGATCCCGGGTCCAGTTCGCCAAGATCTCGGCTCTGAGCCTCGTCTTCTGCGTGTCGGTGGTGTTCGGGAACGTCTCCCTGAGGTTTCTCCCCGTTTCGTTCACTCAGGCGATTGGGGCTACGACGCCGTTTTTCACGGCGGTGTTTGCGTGGTTGATGACGATGAAGAGGGAGGCTTGGTTGACTTACTTGGCTCTTGTGCCTGTGGTGGCTGGTGTTGTTATTGCTAGTGGG GGTGAGCCAAGCTTTCACCTCTTTGGATTCATTATGTGCATCGCAGCAACAGCTTCGAGAGCACTCAAATCAGTGCTTCAAGGCATTTTGCTTTCTTCTGAAGG GGAAAAGCTGAACTCCATGAATCTTCTTCTCTACATGGCTCCAATAGCTGTCGTGTTCCTTCTGCCTGCTGCTCTCATCATGGAGAAAAACGTTGTCGGCATTACAATTGCACTAGCAAGAGATGATTTTAGAATCATTTGGTATCTTCTGTTCAATTCAGCGCTTGCCTATCTCGTGAACTTGACTAATTTCTTAGTCACGAAACACACTAGCGCCCTGACTCTGCAG GTGCTAGGAAACGCGAAAGGAGCAGTAGCCGTTGTGATCTCTATTCTAATATTCAAGAATCCGGTGTCAGTGACTGGAATGCTTGGTTATGCCCTCACCGTCTGTGGAGTTATCTTCTACAGCGAAGCCAAGAAACGGAGCAAATGA